In Halococcus saccharolyticus DSM 5350, one DNA window encodes the following:
- a CDS encoding acyl-CoA dehydrogenase family protein gives MDFEVPDEHRMMRDTVREFCEDEIAPIAQEIEDEHRYPAEIFDQLGTLDVMGVPISEEYGGLGGDQLMYALVCEELGRVSGSIGLSYAAHVSLASKPLELFGTHEQKERWLRPLAEGEHIGGWALTEPSSGSDASDMDTRAVKDGDEYVLNGTKQFITNASEAGSVLVKAVTDPEAGYDGISTFIVDPADDGFEVTTIWDKMGLNASPTCEIQLDDVRLPEDRLLGNEGDGWDQTKKTLDGGRISIAALSVGLGQGAYEAAKSYATEREQFGQPISEFDAVRNKIVAMDRKIERARLLTHKAATKYDAGQDVNRESALAKLDASEAAREIAEDAVQVLGGYGYTTDFAPQRFYRDAKLMEIGEGTSEIQHLVIGRELGL, from the coding sequence ATGGATTTCGAGGTGCCCGACGAACACCGGATGATGCGCGATACGGTGCGGGAGTTCTGCGAGGACGAGATCGCCCCGATCGCCCAGGAGATCGAGGACGAGCACCGCTACCCCGCCGAGATCTTCGACCAGCTCGGCACGCTCGACGTGATGGGCGTCCCGATTAGCGAGGAATACGGCGGACTCGGCGGTGATCAGCTGATGTACGCCCTAGTCTGTGAGGAACTCGGCCGCGTCTCGGGATCGATCGGGCTCTCCTACGCCGCCCACGTCTCGCTCGCCTCGAAACCGCTCGAACTGTTCGGCACCCACGAGCAGAAGGAGCGCTGGCTCCGCCCGCTCGCCGAGGGTGAACACATCGGCGGGTGGGCGCTGACCGAACCCAGCAGTGGCAGCGACGCGAGCGACATGGACACCCGCGCGGTGAAAGACGGTGACGAGTACGTTCTCAACGGGACCAAACAGTTCATCACGAACGCCTCGGAGGCCGGTTCCGTTCTCGTGAAGGCCGTCACCGACCCCGAGGCAGGCTACGACGGCATCTCCACCTTCATCGTCGACCCCGCGGACGACGGCTTCGAGGTCACCACGATCTGGGACAAGATGGGGCTCAACGCCTCGCCGACCTGCGAGATCCAACTCGACGACGTCCGCCTCCCCGAGGACCGACTGCTCGGCAACGAGGGCGACGGCTGGGATCAGACCAAGAAAACCCTCGACGGCGGGCGGATCTCGATCGCCGCCCTCTCCGTGGGGCTCGGTCAGGGGGCCTACGAGGCCGCCAAATCCTACGCCACCGAGCGCGAGCAGTTCGGCCAGCCCATTTCTGAGTTCGACGCGGTTCGGAACAAGATCGTGGCGATGGATCGGAAGATCGAGCGCGCGCGCCTCCTGACTCACAAGGCCGCAACGAAATACGACGCCGGACAGGACGTCAACCGCGAGAGCGCGCTGGCAAAACTCGACGCGAGCGAGGCCGCCCGCGAGATCGCCGAGGACGCAGTCCAGGTGCTCGGCGGGTACGGCTATACTACCGACTTCGCACCACAGCGGTTCTACCGCGACGCCAAACTGATGGAGATCGGCGAGGGTACCAGCGAGATCCAACACCTCGTCATCGGTCGCGAACTCGGGTTGTAG
- a CDS encoding PQQ-dependent sugar dehydrogenase, translating to MVPNTSRRRFLTGVAALGLAGVGGRVGAQSSQAAGTIRLDGEIPGWRGRDPASIRGETNPTLALEPGRVYRIVWENVDGTPHNVALLDADGGTIERTSFVTERGATQTFDFVATEAMAEYVCEAHPGSMRGDIRIAGEETAAEGDGSGDDTDGSDRFMPWGPTVRTETVADGPLSAPLGFEVAPDDRDRRFVVDQVGTIYVHGSDGLADEPFLDITERLIDFSSARTDSIEERGLLGLAFHPDFESNRRYYVRYSAPPKPKTPDGYTHIERLSEFTAGEEGRRGRPGSERVLLDIPSPHYTHNAGSVAFGPDGYCYMGMGDGGGSKLEAGHAEDWYVNNGGNGQNVTDNLLGSILRIDVDDRSGAKPYGIPDDNPLVGRDGLDEHYAWGFRNPWRVSFSSGTLFVADVGASNYEEVNIVEKGNNYGWNVREGSHCYSTGSPTDPPTACPERTPPDVRGGEPLVDPIVEYPHVYEGNSVGLAVIGGHVYDTDTIPDLDGAYVFGDYSQNGEPRGSLFAATPPAEDGQWSLEELRIAGGPDGSLDAYLLGIGQDTTGELYALTTDVLGVDPSTTTGRVQKLVPETPATGSAAGDTSAAESAGTENGTATNGSGAENGSDAASDARGPGFGAVAALGAVGSVAAAAIARSLASDGDSD from the coding sequence GTGGTCCCGAATACGTCCCGCCGTAGGTTCCTCACCGGAGTCGCCGCGCTCGGTCTCGCCGGCGTGGGCGGACGCGTCGGTGCACAGTCCTCTCAAGCAGCGGGAACGATCCGCCTCGACGGCGAGATTCCTGGCTGGCGGGGGCGCGACCCGGCGTCGATCCGCGGCGAGACGAACCCCACACTCGCTCTCGAACCGGGCCGAGTCTACCGGATCGTGTGGGAGAACGTCGACGGCACGCCCCACAACGTCGCGCTGCTCGACGCCGACGGCGGAACGATCGAGCGCACCTCGTTCGTGACCGAGCGCGGCGCGACCCAGACGTTCGACTTCGTCGCCACCGAGGCGATGGCGGAGTACGTCTGCGAGGCCCATCCGGGCTCGATGCGCGGCGACATCCGGATCGCGGGCGAGGAAACAGCAGCCGAGGGTGACGGCAGCGGCGACGACACGGACGGAAGCGATCGCTTCATGCCGTGGGGGCCGACCGTGCGAACCGAGACGGTCGCCGACGGGCCCCTGAGCGCACCGCTCGGGTTCGAAGTCGCTCCCGACGACCGCGACCGACGGTTCGTGGTCGACCAGGTGGGGACGATCTACGTCCACGGCTCCGACGGGCTCGCCGACGAACCGTTCCTCGACATCACCGAGCGACTCATCGACTTCTCCTCCGCGCGGACCGACTCGATCGAGGAGCGTGGGCTGCTCGGACTCGCCTTCCATCCCGATTTCGAGTCGAACCGGCGCTACTACGTCCGATACAGCGCGCCACCCAAACCGAAAACTCCCGATGGCTACACCCACATCGAACGGCTCTCGGAGTTCACGGCGGGTGAGGAGGGTCGTCGAGGCCGTCCCGGCTCCGAACGGGTGCTCCTCGACATCCCCTCGCCGCACTACACCCACAACGCCGGCTCGGTCGCGTTCGGTCCCGACGGGTATTGCTACATGGGAATGGGCGACGGCGGCGGCAGCAAACTCGAAGCCGGCCACGCCGAGGACTGGTACGTGAACAACGGCGGCAACGGCCAGAACGTGACCGACAACCTGCTCGGGTCGATCCTCAGAATCGACGTCGACGATCGGAGCGGAGCCAAACCCTATGGCATCCCCGACGACAACCCCCTCGTCGGGCGGGACGGACTGGACGAGCACTACGCGTGGGGGTTCCGGAACCCGTGGCGAGTAAGCTTCAGTAGTGGAACACTGTTCGTCGCCGACGTCGGCGCGAGCAACTACGAGGAAGTGAACATCGTCGAGAAAGGGAACAACTACGGCTGGAACGTCCGGGAGGGGAGTCACTGTTACAGCACCGGCAGTCCCACGGACCCGCCAACGGCGTGTCCCGAGCGAACTCCGCCCGACGTCCGCGGCGGCGAACCGCTCGTCGATCCGATCGTGGAGTACCCCCACGTCTACGAGGGCAACAGCGTGGGGCTCGCGGTCATCGGTGGCCACGTCTACGACACCGACACGATCCCGGACCTCGATGGGGCGTACGTCTTTGGGGACTACAGCCAGAACGGCGAGCCCCGCGGATCGCTGTTCGCCGCGACGCCGCCCGCCGAGGACGGGCAGTGGTCGCTCGAAGAACTCCGAATCGCCGGCGGCCCCGATGGCTCGCTCGACGCCTACCTCCTCGGAATCGGCCAGGACACAACGGGTGAACTGTACGCGCTCACGACCGACGTGCTGGGCGTCGATCCTTCGACCACGACTGGACGGGTACAGAAACTGGTTCCGGAGACGCCCGCGACGGGATCGGCAGCGGGAGACACGTCCGCAGCGGAATCAGCGGGGACGGAGAACGGAACGGCGACGAACGGTTCGGGAGCGGAAAACGGGAGCGACGCCGCGAGCGACGCTCGTGGGCCAGGATTCGGCGCGGTCGCAGCGCTGGGTGCGGTCGGCAGCGTCGCGGCCGCCGCGATCGCCCGGTCGCTCGCCAGCGATGGAGACAGCGACTGA
- the moaA gene encoding GTP 3',8-cyclase MoaA has protein sequence MLVDGFGREVSGVRVSLTDRCNFDCVYCHNEGLGDTRGPMEPAENEMGTEDVVRFLEVASEFDVEKVKFTGGEPMLRDDLEEIVRRTPDDMETSLTTNGTFLPGRAEGLREAGLDRVNVSQDAIDREAFAEITESGAYERVLEGVEAALDVGLDPVKLNMVVFEGTVEFIPEMVEHVAANSGLQLQLIEYMPEIAGHPEWAIDIERVHDWLAERADRIEHREMHDRRRYWVNGGDVSSEELRSSDRSSGRSPREDEASGASSDSSDGGMVEIVDPVGNETFCANCHRVRVTHEGYLKGCLNRNDDLRSMGEMTRDEIRDAFREVVHNRVPYYGEYMIRDGDGGWEVNDEYVGA, from the coding sequence ATGCTCGTCGACGGATTCGGTCGGGAGGTTTCGGGGGTGCGTGTCTCCCTAACTGATCGCTGTAATTTCGACTGTGTCTACTGCCACAACGAAGGGCTCGGCGACACGCGCGGCCCGATGGAGCCCGCCGAGAACGAGATGGGTACCGAAGACGTCGTTCGGTTCCTCGAAGTCGCAAGCGAATTCGACGTCGAGAAGGTCAAGTTCACCGGCGGCGAGCCGATGCTCCGCGACGATCTGGAGGAGATCGTCCGCCGGACGCCCGACGATATGGAGACCTCGCTGACGACCAACGGGACCTTCCTACCGGGTCGCGCGGAGGGGCTGCGGGAAGCGGGCCTCGATCGCGTGAACGTCTCTCAGGACGCTATCGACAGGGAAGCATTCGCCGAGATCACCGAGTCCGGTGCGTACGAGCGCGTCCTGGAGGGCGTCGAGGCGGCACTCGATGTCGGGCTCGACCCCGTGAAGCTCAACATGGTGGTGTTCGAGGGCACAGTAGAATTCATCCCGGAGATGGTGGAGCACGTCGCGGCGAACTCCGGGCTCCAGCTCCAGCTCATCGAGTACATGCCCGAGATCGCGGGCCACCCCGAGTGGGCGATCGATATCGAACGAGTCCACGACTGGCTCGCGGAGCGTGCCGATCGGATCGAACACCGCGAGATGCACGATCGGCGGCGCTACTGGGTGAACGGTGGTGACGTGAGTAGCGAGGAGCTCCGCTCCTCGGACCGTTCGAGCGGGCGAAGCCCGCGAGAAGACGAAGCGAGCGGAGCCTCGTCGGACTCGTCCGACGGTGGGATGGTGGAGATCGTCGATCCCGTCGGCAACGAAACCTTCTGTGCGAACTGCCACCGGGTGCGAGTCACTCACGAAGGGTATCTCAAGGGCTGTCTCAACCGGAACGACGACCTCCGGTCGATGGGCGAGATGACCAGGGACGAGATCCGCGACGCGTTCCGCGAGGTCGTCCACAACCGGGTGCCGTACTACGGCGAGTACATGATCCGAGACGGTGACGGCGGGTGGGAGGTCAACGACGAGTACGTCGGCGCGTAG
- the mobA gene encoding molybdenum cofactor guanylyltransferase, giving the protein MRAVVIVAGGRSMRFGDRDKVTADLADVPMIRRVADRLAGVVDTLVVNCRTDQMDAIATALAGLDARYTTDTDPDRGPAAGIRTGLDFVRAEQPAIEYAAVVAADMPLVDPRFVSHLFDRAAGHDAAIPRSDGRLQPLQAVYRVDATADACAAALSRDERRVTAAVADLDRVVIEEQELREHADTATLTNVNTRAEIAALTDRFADQAE; this is encoded by the coding sequence ATGCGTGCTGTCGTCATCGTCGCAGGCGGACGCTCGATGCGGTTCGGCGATCGGGACAAGGTCACCGCCGACCTCGCGGACGTCCCGATGATCCGCCGGGTCGCCGACCGTCTCGCAGGTGTCGTCGATACACTCGTCGTCAACTGCCGGACCGACCAGATGGACGCCATCGCGACGGCGCTCGCGGGGTTGGACGCACGATACACCACCGACACCGATCCCGATCGCGGCCCAGCAGCCGGCATCCGAACCGGGCTCGATTTCGTCCGAGCCGAACAGCCCGCGATCGAGTATGCGGCCGTCGTCGCTGCCGACATGCCGCTCGTCGATCCGAGATTCGTCTCGCATCTGTTCGATCGGGCCGCCGGCCACGATGCGGCGATTCCCCGATCCGACGGCCGCCTCCAGCCGCTGCAGGCAGTCTATCGCGTCGATGCGACGGCCGATGCCTGTGCGGCGGCGCTCTCGCGGGACGAACGCCGAGTCACTGCGGCGGTGGCCGATCTCGATCGCGTCGTGATCGAGGAGCAAGAACTGCGCGAACACGCCGACACGGCGACGCTCACGAACGTCAACACGCGCGCGGAGATCGCGGCGCTCACCGATCGATTCGCCGACCAGGCCGAATAA
- a CDS encoding NADH-ubiquinone oxidoreductase-F iron-sulfur binding region domain-containing protein: MATPKGAIGNGPVVRVAIGGDHDAGPELLRAARDATEDVRVVAVGPTGADSLAPLVLATQNGTTAFVPQCTVANVTTIVETLENGSLPDTAATVEHDPGATSMPTPPAAIDTTAVLGVGSRRVLGGCGWRAPASVADYRVSRDDELLAERAIDDPDAVHERVADAALRGRGRGDGSTDAPISGVWTTATETDGKPVVVVNANEADDHARADRLLLESAPLAVLDAALATAHAVDATDVLVYTNDAEALARERAQEAADALAADRDPDIPIQVVAGPDAYTAGEMTMALEAMEGNDRLEARRRPPGPDQYGLYGRPTVIHTPRTFAQVGQALADNDLGGVPGDPGTRLFTVAGDVDAPATIELPTDATLADVRGAVALDGGLKTACVGGRFGGLTRDLDVPASAAGLRGARLGTNGVIELFDESTCTVALAGQRAKLAREENCGRCVPCREGSKQLVELLRDVYDGEYQDGMLRELARTMRETSTCEFGQEASRPVTTAMESFEPEFRAHADGRCPSGSCDHVSS, encoded by the coding sequence ATGGCAACGCCCAAGGGTGCGATCGGCAACGGACCAGTCGTTCGTGTTGCGATCGGTGGCGATCACGACGCCGGCCCCGAACTCCTCCGTGCGGCCCGTGATGCGACCGAGGACGTTCGCGTCGTCGCGGTCGGGCCGACCGGTGCTGACTCGCTCGCGCCGCTCGTTCTCGCGACGCAAAACGGTACAACGGCGTTCGTTCCACAGTGTACCGTCGCGAACGTCACGACGATCGTCGAAACCCTCGAGAACGGATCGCTGCCCGACACGGCGGCGACCGTCGAGCACGATCCGGGGGCGACGAGCATGCCGACACCGCCGGCAGCGATCGACACGACGGCGGTGCTCGGCGTGGGATCGCGCCGTGTGCTCGGGGGCTGTGGCTGGCGAGCCCCCGCAAGCGTCGCGGACTACCGCGTCTCGCGCGACGACGAACTCCTCGCCGAGCGTGCGATCGACGATCCCGACGCGGTTCACGAGCGGGTCGCGGACGCCGCGCTCCGTGGCCGCGGTCGAGGCGACGGCAGCACCGACGCACCGATATCGGGGGTGTGGACGACCGCGACCGAGACCGACGGCAAGCCAGTCGTGGTCGTGAACGCGAACGAGGCCGACGATCACGCGCGCGCCGATCGACTCTTGCTCGAAAGCGCGCCGCTCGCGGTGCTCGATGCGGCGCTCGCGACGGCCCACGCCGTCGACGCGACCGACGTGCTCGTCTACACCAACGACGCCGAGGCACTCGCGAGGGAGCGGGCACAGGAGGCGGCGGACGCGCTCGCCGCCGACCGCGATCCCGACATTCCGATTCAGGTCGTCGCCGGGCCGGATGCATACACTGCGGGCGAGATGACGATGGCGCTCGAAGCCATGGAGGGCAACGACCGGCTCGAAGCCAGACGCCGGCCGCCCGGTCCCGATCAGTACGGGCTGTACGGCCGACCGACGGTGATCCACACCCCGCGGACGTTCGCCCAGGTCGGGCAGGCGCTCGCCGATAACGATCTCGGCGGCGTCCCCGGTGATCCGGGCACCCGACTGTTCACCGTGGCCGGCGACGTCGACGCACCCGCGACGATCGAACTGCCAACCGACGCGACGCTCGCCGATGTTCGCGGTGCGGTCGCGCTCGACGGCGGGCTGAAGACCGCGTGTGTCGGCGGCCGATTCGGCGGACTGACCCGCGATCTCGACGTCCCGGCGAGCGCTGCCGGGCTTCGGGGTGCGCGCCTCGGGACGAACGGTGTCATCGAGCTGTTCGACGAGTCAACCTGCACGGTGGCGCTCGCCGGCCAGCGAGCGAAACTCGCGCGCGAGGAGAACTGTGGCCGATGTGTGCCCTGTCGCGAGGGGTCGAAACAGCTCGTCGAACTCCTGCGCGACGTGTACGACGGCGAGTATCAGGACGGGATGCTCCGCGAGCTCGCCCGCACCATGCGCGAGACCAGCACCTGCGAGTTCGGCCAGGAAGCGTCGAGACCGGTGACGACTGCGATGGAGTCCTTCGAGCCCGAGTTCCGCGCCCACGCCGACGGGCGCTGTCCCAGCGGTTCCTGCGATCACGTTTCATCATGA
- a CDS encoding 2Fe-2S iron-sulfur cluster-binding protein translates to MSTDQSSTPRVPDVENPQPTMPLTEDIRPGTANDPPVETVEPDRTATLTVDGESVTVSAESTLLDATEETDTDDYVPALCSYDEHDEIGPRSECRTCMVETEEHGVVPSCSFPAQDGMTVRTDTTEASEARDVNLDLLLSNHNLRCTTCGKNGRCELQDVSIENDVVEPRYGVFDDRDAYEPLDDSSPFIQIDRNKCILCNRCVEACNDVQVEGVLRIEGSGEDTRIGFQNDAETMMDSTCVSCGHCATVCPTGALVEQGLTDAATIPLPGFTQENSIGKTVEAENDRFQPGPATPMKGDQKSESAAEPTAESPPTEDD, encoded by the coding sequence ATGAGCACTGACCAATCTTCCACCCCACGCGTCCCGGACGTCGAGAACCCACAGCCGACAATGCCGCTGACCGAGGACATCAGACCGGGGACGGCGAACGATCCACCGGTCGAGACCGTCGAACCCGATCGAACCGCGACGCTCACCGTCGACGGCGAGTCGGTCACAGTGTCGGCCGAGTCGACCCTGCTCGACGCCACCGAGGAGACCGACACCGACGACTACGTGCCCGCGCTGTGTTCGTACGACGAGCATGACGAGATCGGCCCACGAAGCGAGTGTCGGACGTGTATGGTCGAAACCGAAGAACACGGCGTCGTGCCGTCGTGTAGCTTCCCCGCTCAGGACGGGATGACCGTCCGCACCGACACGACGGAGGCGAGCGAGGCCCGTGACGTCAACCTCGATCTGCTCCTCTCGAATCACAACCTCCGGTGTACGACCTGCGGAAAGAACGGCCGGTGTGAACTCCAGGACGTCTCGATCGAGAACGACGTGGTCGAACCCCGGTATGGGGTGTTCGACGACCGCGACGCCTACGAACCGCTCGACGATTCGTCACCCTTCATCCAGATCGACCGCAACAAGTGTATTCTCTGTAATCGGTGCGTCGAGGCGTGCAACGACGTCCAGGTCGAGGGCGTGCTTCGGATCGAGGGATCGGGCGAGGACACCCGGATCGGGTTCCAGAACGATGCGGAGACGATGATGGACTCGACGTGTGTCTCGTGTGGCCACTGCGCGACAGTGTGTCCGACGGGCGCGCTCGTCGAGCAGGGGCTTACCGACGCGGCGACCATCCCGCTGCCCGGGTTCACCCAGGAGAACTCGATCGGCAAGACCGTCGAGGCCGAGAACGACCGGTTCCAGCCCGGCCCCGCAACGCCGATGAAAGGCGATCAGAAAAGCGAGTCAGCCGCCGAACCGACCGCCGAATCGCCACCAACGGAGGACGACTGA